Proteins encoded together in one Clostridia bacterium window:
- a CDS encoding tRNA 2-thiocytidine biosynthesis protein TtcA, protein MRPLQRAIIEFDLLVEGDQVLVGLSGGKDSLVLLYALNVFIKYLPFSVKLGALTVDLGFVDKTHGDNLKEICQSLQVPYFIERVELAEKIMNHPTQNPCAQCAYFRRAVMHNFAQTKGFNKVAWAHHYDDAVETFLMSILYLGQITTFLPKTYLEKTQVTVIRPLVYLREKDIKGFIKQLGWEPLESPCSLSGQTKRAEVKELIRNLQKTNPALFTNLAAAMRQGQREQRWPALPTRKVLKEKSRLFWLK, encoded by the coding sequence ATGAGGCCCTTACAAAGGGCCATCATTGAGTTTGATTTATTAGTTGAAGGTGATCAGGTTTTGGTCGGACTTTCCGGGGGTAAAGATAGTCTTGTACTTTTATATGCTTTAAATGTTTTTATAAAATACCTACCTTTTTCGGTAAAATTGGGAGCCTTAACTGTGGATCTCGGTTTTGTTGATAAAACTCATGGGGATAATTTAAAAGAAATTTGTCAGTCCCTTCAAGTACCTTATTTTATAGAACGGGTAGAATTAGCGGAAAAGATTATGAATCATCCCACACAAAATCCCTGTGCTCAATGTGCTTATTTCCGCAGGGCGGTGATGCACAATTTTGCCCAGACCAAGGGATTTAATAAAGTAGCTTGGGCACATCATTATGATGATGCCGTGGAAACTTTTTTAATGAGTATTCTATATTTAGGTCAAATTACCACTTTTTTACCTAAAACTTATTTAGAAAAAACTCAAGTAACGGTAATTAGACCTTTAGTCTATTTGCGGGAAAAAGATATTAAAGGATTTATTAAGCAATTAGGTTGGGAACCTTTAGAAAGTCCTTGTTCTTTAAGTGGTCAAACAAAACGGGCAGAGGTCAAGGAATTGATTCGAAATTTACAAAAGACAAATCCTGCTTTGTTCACTAATTTGGCTGCTGCCATGCGTCAGGGTCAGCGTGAACAAAGATGGCCTGCTTTACCTACACGAAAGGTGTTAAAAGAAAAAAGTAGGTTGTTTTGGTTAAAGTAA